One region of Cyanobium sp. M30B3 genomic DNA includes:
- a CDS encoding Uma2 family endonuclease, whose translation MTSTPTPPAPASLFDALAPLRLPPDLRLTPEQFERVCAENREAVLELAADGALITMTPASSETSGRNSRVVMRLLLWADRQGGWKVFESSAGFRLPDGSVRSPDASLLRLERWQALSPAERRSFAPLCPDLVVELASPSDEGPRGVSALRQKMAAYQANGARLGWLLLPHERAVEVWGPAHQEARNQEANQEEPLRLELAATLEGGAEFPGLCLNLEEIWAE comes from the coding sequence ATGACCAGCACACCCACACCACCGGCCCCAGCCAGCCTGTTCGATGCCCTGGCGCCGCTGCGGCTGCCGCCGGATCTGCGCCTCACGCCCGAGCAGTTCGAGCGGGTGTGCGCGGAAAACCGCGAGGCGGTGCTGGAGCTGGCTGCCGACGGTGCCCTGATCACCATGACGCCAGCCAGCAGCGAGACCAGCGGCCGCAACTCGCGTGTGGTGATGCGGCTTTTGCTCTGGGCCGACCGGCAGGGCGGCTGGAAGGTGTTCGAGAGCTCCGCCGGCTTCCGCCTGCCCGATGGCTCGGTGCGCAGCCCCGACGCCTCGCTGCTGCGCCTGGAACGCTGGCAGGCCCTCAGCCCGGCAGAGCGCCGCAGCTTTGCGCCCCTCTGCCCCGACCTGGTGGTGGAACTGGCCAGCCCCAGCGACGAGGGCCCCCGGGGTGTCTCGGCCCTGCGCCAGAAGATGGCCGCCTATCAGGCCAATGGCGCCCGCCTCGGCTGGCTGCTGCTGCCCCACGAGCGCGCCGTGGAGGTGTGGGGCCCCGCACACCAGGAGGCCCGCAACCAGGAAGCCAACCAGGAAGAGCCCCTACGCCTGGAACTGGCCGCCACGCTGGAGGGGGGCGCCGAGTTCCCCGGCCTCTGCCTCAACCTGGAGGAGATCTGGGCG